One window of Enterobacter sp. RHBSTW-00175 genomic DNA carries:
- a CDS encoding isocitrate lyase/phosphoenolpyruvate mutase family protein, translating into MDFNALHHQPQPLLIANVWDASSALAAEQSGYHALGTSSAAIAALASKITVSLNVMCMPALPDFNTLATLGVKRISMGNFIHATLQARLTDLLCKIQATHSFSDIFGHENNR; encoded by the coding sequence ATGGACTTCAACGCGCTTCACCATCAGCCCCAGCCATTGCTTATCGCCAACGTCTGGGATGCCAGCAGTGCTCTCGCCGCCGAACAGTCGGGATATCACGCACTGGGTACGTCCAGCGCCGCTATTGCCGCCCTTGCCAGCAAAATAACTGTATCCTTAAACGTGATGTGTATGCCTGCCCTGCCAGATTTCAATACTCTGGCCACGCTGGGTGTAAAGCGCATTTCGATGGGTAATTTTATCCATGCTACCCTGCAAGCGCGGCTCACAGATTTACTCTGTAAGATTCAGGCAACCCACTCTTTCTCGGACATTTTTGGCCATGAAAATAACCGATAA
- a CDS encoding YicC/YloC family endoribonuclease, giving the protein MIRSMTAYARREIKGSWGSATWEMRSVNQRYLETYFRMPEQFRSLEPVVRERIRSRLTRGKVECNLRFEPDASAQGELILNEKLAKQLVNAANWVKMQSDEGEINPVDILRWPGVMAAGEQDLDAIAAEILAALDGTLDDFIVARETEGQALKALIEQRLEGVSTEVTKVRAHMPEVLQWQRERLVAKLEEAEVQLENNRLEQELVLMAQRVDVAEELDRLEAHVKETYNILKKKEAVGRRLDFMMQEFNRESNTLASKSINSDVTNSAIELKVLIEQMREQIQNIE; this is encoded by the coding sequence ATGATCCGCAGTATGACCGCCTACGCCCGGCGTGAAATCAAGGGCAGCTGGGGCAGTGCGACCTGGGAAATGCGCTCGGTAAACCAGCGCTACCTGGAAACTTATTTCCGTATGCCGGAGCAGTTCCGCAGCCTTGAGCCTGTTGTGCGTGAGCGTATCCGCTCTCGCCTGACGCGCGGTAAAGTAGAATGTAACCTGCGTTTTGAGCCTGATGCCAGCGCACAGGGTGAACTGATCCTCAACGAAAAACTGGCCAAACAGCTTGTCAATGCGGCGAACTGGGTCAAAATGCAAAGCGATGAAGGCGAAATCAATCCGGTTGATATTCTGCGCTGGCCTGGCGTCATGGCCGCCGGTGAACAGGATCTGGATGCTATCGCTGCGGAAATCCTTGCCGCCCTCGATGGCACTCTGGATGACTTTATCGTTGCCCGTGAAACCGAAGGCCAGGCGCTGAAAGCCCTGATTGAGCAACGCCTTGAAGGTGTCAGCACCGAAGTCACCAAAGTCCGTGCCCATATGCCAGAAGTGCTGCAATGGCAGCGCGAACGCCTGGTAGCGAAGCTGGAAGAAGCCGAAGTTCAGTTAGAAAACAACCGTCTGGAACAAGAGCTGGTGCTGATGGCGCAGCGTGTGGACGTTGCAGAAGAGCTGGACCGTCTGGAAGCGCACGTGAAAGAAACCTACAACATTCTGAAGAAAAAAGAAGCCGTAGGTCGTCGCCTCGATTTTATGATGCAGGAGTTTAACCGCGAGTCGAACACCCTGGCGTCTAAATCCATCAATTCCGACGTGACTAATTCTGCCATTGAGCTGAAAGTGCTTATTGAGCAGATGCGCGAGCAGATCCAGAACATCGAATAA
- the rph gene encoding ribonuclease PH, translated as MRPAGRSANQVRPVTLTRNYTKHAEGSVLVEFGDTKVLCTASIEEGVPRFLKGQGQGWITAEYGMLPRSTHTRNAREAAKGKQGGRTMEIQRLIARALRAAVDLKTLGEFTITLDCDVIQADGGTRTASITGACVALADALNNLVAAGKLKTNPLKGMVAAVSVGIVNGEALCDLEYVEDSAAETDMNVVMTEDGRIIEVQGTAEGEPFTHEELLTLLALARGGIESIVTTQKAALEN; from the coding sequence ATGCGTCCAGCAGGTCGTAGCGCCAATCAGGTACGCCCCGTCACCCTGACCCGTAACTATACAAAACACGCTGAAGGCTCCGTGCTGGTTGAATTTGGTGATACCAAAGTTCTGTGCACCGCGTCCATCGAAGAAGGTGTACCGCGTTTCCTGAAAGGTCAGGGCCAGGGCTGGATCACCGCCGAATACGGCATGTTGCCGCGTTCGACCCATACCCGTAACGCGCGCGAAGCGGCGAAGGGCAAGCAGGGCGGCCGTACCATGGAAATTCAGCGTCTGATCGCACGTGCGCTGCGCGCCGCTGTTGATCTGAAAACGCTGGGCGAGTTCACCATCACCCTGGACTGCGATGTTATCCAGGCCGACGGCGGTACGCGTACGGCATCCATCACCGGCGCCTGTGTTGCTCTGGCTGATGCCCTGAATAATCTGGTTGCTGCGGGCAAACTGAAAACCAACCCACTGAAAGGGATGGTTGCCGCAGTTTCTGTGGGTATCGTGAATGGCGAAGCGCTCTGCGACCTGGAATATGTTGAAGATTCCGCCGCAGAAACCGATATGAACGTGGTAATGACCGAAGATGGTCGAATTATTGAAGTGCAGGGCACGGCAGAAGGCGAGCCGTTCACTCACGAAGAGCTTCTTACCTTGCTGGCTTTGGCCCGAGGGGGAATTGAATCCATTGTAACGACGCAGAAGGCGGCGTTAGAAAATTGA
- the pyrE gene encoding orotate phosphoribosyltransferase — translation MKPYQRQFIEFALNKQVLKFGEFTLKSGRKSPYFFNAGLFNTGRDLALLGRFYAEALVDSGIDFDLLFGPAYKGIPIATTTAVALAEHHDRDVPYCFNRKEAKTHGEGGNLVGSTLQGRVMLVDDVITAGTAIRESMEIIQANGATLAGVLISLDRQERGRGEISAIQEVERDYGCKVTSIITLKDLIAYLEEKPEMADHLASVRAYREAFGV, via the coding sequence ATGAAACCGTATCAGCGCCAGTTTATTGAGTTTGCGCTTAACAAGCAGGTACTTAAGTTTGGCGAATTTACGCTGAAATCCGGGCGTAAAAGCCCCTATTTCTTCAATGCCGGGCTGTTTAATACCGGGCGTGATCTGGCCCTGTTAGGCCGTTTCTACGCAGAAGCGCTGGTGGATTCAGGGATTGATTTCGACCTGCTGTTTGGCCCGGCTTACAAAGGCATTCCGATTGCGACGACTACCGCTGTTGCGCTTGCGGAACACCACGACCGCGATGTGCCGTACTGTTTTAACCGTAAAGAGGCCAAAACCCACGGTGAAGGCGGTAACCTGGTAGGCAGTACGTTGCAAGGCCGCGTGATGCTGGTGGACGATGTGATCACTGCCGGTACGGCGATCCGCGAATCAATGGAAATCATCCAGGCTAACGGCGCAACGCTTGCGGGCGTGCTGATCTCTCTGGATCGTCAGGAGCGTGGACGCGGCGAAATTTCGGCGATTCAGGAAGTGGAGCGTGATTACGGCTGCAAAGTGACGTCAATCATCACCCTGAAAGACCTGATTGCGTATCTGGAAGAGAAACCAGAGATGGCGGACCACCTGGCATCGGTGCGTGCGTACCGGGAAGCGTTCGGCGTATAA
- the slmA gene encoding nucleoid occlusion factor SlmA, producing MAEKQTAKRNRREEILQSLALMLESSDGSQRITTAKLAASVGVSEAALYRHFPSKTRMFDSLIEFIEDSLITRINLILKDEKDTTARLRLIVLLILGFGERNPGLTRILTGHALMFEQDRLQGRINQLFERIEAQLRQVLREKKMREGEGYVTDETLLASQILAFCEGMLSRFVRSEFKYCPTDDFDARWPLVAAQLQ from the coding sequence ATGGCAGAAAAACAAACTGCGAAAAGGAATCGTCGCGAAGAAATACTTCAATCTCTGGCTCTGATGCTTGAATCCAGCGATGGCAGTCAACGCATCACCACTGCAAAACTGGCCGCCTCTGTTGGCGTGTCAGAAGCAGCGCTATACCGTCATTTTCCCAGCAAAACCCGGATGTTTGACAGCCTGATCGAGTTTATCGAAGACAGCCTGATCACACGCATCAACCTGATTCTGAAAGATGAGAAAGACACCACCGCACGCCTGCGTCTGATCGTGCTGTTGATTCTGGGTTTTGGTGAACGTAACCCAGGCTTAACCCGCATTCTGACCGGCCACGCGCTGATGTTTGAACAGGACAGACTCCAGGGTCGCATTAACCAGCTCTTTGAACGCATCGAAGCGCAGCTGCGCCAGGTACTGCGTGAGAAGAAAATGCGTGAAGGCGAAGGGTATGTGACTGACGAAACACTGCTGGCAAGCCAGATCCTGGCGTTTTGCGAGGGTATGCTCTCCCGCTTTGTGCGTAGCGAATTCAAATACTGTCCAACGGACGATTTTGACGCCCGCTGGCCGTTAGTGGCAGCACAATTACAGTAG
- the dut gene encoding dUTP diphosphatase — MMKKIDVKILDPRVGQQFPLPTYATSGSAGLDLRACLDDAVELAPGATTLLPTGLAIHIADPSLAAVILPRSGLGHKHGIVLGNLVGLIDSDYQGQLMVSVWNRGQDSFTIEPGERIAQMVFVPVVQAEFNLVEDFDTTDRGEGGFGHSGRK; from the coding sequence ATGATGAAAAAAATCGACGTTAAGATTCTGGACCCGCGTGTTGGTCAGCAATTCCCGCTGCCAACCTATGCCACCTCCGGCTCTGCCGGTCTTGACCTGCGTGCCTGTCTCGATGACGCCGTAGAGCTGGCGCCGGGTGCAACCACCCTGCTCCCGACCGGGCTGGCGATTCACATTGCTGACCCGTCGCTGGCAGCGGTGATCCTGCCTCGCTCTGGCCTGGGTCATAAGCACGGTATCGTGCTGGGTAACCTGGTCGGTCTGATCGACTCTGACTATCAGGGTCAACTGATGGTTTCCGTCTGGAACCGCGGTCAGGACAGCTTCACCATTGAACCGGGCGAACGCATCGCGCAGATGGTATTTGTACCGGTGGTGCAGGCAGAATTTAACCTGGTGGAAGACTTTGACACCACCGACCGCGGCGAAGGCGGCTTCGGCCATTCCGGGCGGAAATAA
- the coaBC gene encoding bifunctional phosphopantothenoylcysteine decarboxylase/phosphopantothenate--cysteine ligase CoaBC — protein sequence MSLAGKKIVLGVSGGIAAYKAPELVRRLRERGADVRVAITEGGKAFITPLSLQAVSGYPVSDSLLDLAAEAAMGHIELGKWADLVILAPATADLIARVAAGMANDLVSTICLATPASVAVVPAMNQQMYRNAATQHNLETLAARGLLIWGPDSGSQACGDIGPGRMLDPLTIVDMAAAHFAPVNDLQHLNIMITAGPTREPLDPVRYITNHSSGKMGFAIAQAAAKRGANVTLVSGPVSLPTPPFVQRIDVTTALEMEAVVQAHAHNQQIFIGCAAVADYRAETIADAKIKKQGDELTIKMVKNPDIVAGVAALKNHRPYVVGFAAETNNVEEYARQKRTRKNLDLICANDVSLATQGFNSDSNALHLFWQDGDKVLPLERKELLGQQLLDEIVTRYDEKNRR from the coding sequence ATGAGCCTGGCCGGTAAAAAAATCGTTCTTGGCGTGAGCGGCGGTATTGCTGCCTATAAAGCGCCGGAGCTGGTACGCCGCTTGCGCGAGCGCGGGGCCGATGTGCGGGTCGCGATAACTGAAGGCGGTAAAGCCTTTATCACTCCCCTGAGCCTTCAGGCCGTTTCAGGATACCCGGTATCAGACAGCCTGCTGGACCTGGCTGCCGAAGCCGCTATGGGCCATATTGAGCTGGGCAAATGGGCAGACCTGGTTATTCTTGCCCCTGCAACAGCCGACTTAATTGCGCGCGTTGCAGCAGGCATGGCAAACGACCTGGTATCGACAATTTGCCTGGCAACGCCTGCGTCTGTTGCAGTGGTTCCCGCCATGAACCAGCAGATGTACCGTAATGCCGCCACCCAGCATAATCTGGAGACCCTGGCCGCGCGTGGTTTGCTGATTTGGGGGCCAGACAGCGGCAGCCAGGCCTGTGGCGATATCGGCCCTGGGCGAATGCTCGACCCGTTGACGATTGTGGATATGGCCGCAGCCCATTTTGCGCCTGTCAACGATCTGCAACATCTCAACATCATGATTACCGCGGGCCCAACGCGCGAGCCACTGGACCCGGTGCGCTATATCACCAATCACAGCTCCGGTAAGATGGGCTTTGCCATTGCTCAGGCCGCGGCAAAACGAGGGGCAAACGTCACGCTGGTGAGTGGCCCGGTGTCACTGCCGACGCCACCTTTTGTACAGCGTATTGATGTAACAACGGCGCTGGAAATGGAAGCTGTCGTGCAAGCTCACGCGCACAACCAGCAGATTTTTATCGGCTGTGCGGCGGTGGCTGATTACCGCGCAGAGACCATTGCTGATGCGAAGATTAAAAAGCAAGGCGATGAATTAACGATAAAAATGGTGAAAAACCCGGATATCGTTGCCGGGGTTGCCGCGCTGAAAAATCATCGCCCTTACGTTGTTGGGTTTGCCGCAGAAACGAATAATGTGGAAGAATATGCCCGGCAAAAACGTACCCGCAAAAACCTCGATTTGATTTGCGCGAACGACGTATCGCTGGCCACTCAAGGATTTAACAGCGACAGCAACGCACTGCACCTTTTCTGGCAGGATGGAGATAAAGTCTTACCGCTTGAGCGCAAGGAACTCCTGGGCCAACAATTACTGGACGAGATCGTTACCCGTTATGATGAAAAAAATCGACGTTAA
- the radC gene encoding RadC family protein: MERISPMLPREKMLNYGITSLTDDELLALFLRTGTPGKTVFTLARELLQHFGSLHGLLTAELAEFKNVEGIGVAKYAQLKGIAELARRFYSVRMLEEDSLLTPDMTREFLQSQLTDAEREIFMAIFLDNKNRVLKHCHLFSGTLNHVEVHPREIVREAIKVNAAAVILAHNHPSGCAQPSRADKEITARIIKCCQFMDIRVLDHLIIGRGEYVSFAEHGWI; the protein is encoded by the coding sequence ATGGAACGTATTTCACCCATGCTACCGCGTGAAAAAATGCTGAATTACGGCATCACGTCGCTAACGGATGATGAACTGCTGGCGCTGTTTTTACGCACCGGCACACCTGGGAAAACGGTTTTTACTCTGGCGCGAGAGCTGCTGCAACATTTTGGTTCGCTGCACGGCTTGCTCACGGCTGAGCTGGCAGAGTTTAAGAATGTTGAAGGTATTGGCGTGGCGAAATATGCCCAACTGAAAGGCATTGCAGAGCTTGCCCGGCGTTTTTACAGTGTGCGGATGCTGGAAGAAGATTCGCTCTTAACCCCTGACATGACGAGAGAATTCCTGCAAAGCCAGCTGACGGATGCCGAGCGCGAGATCTTTATGGCGATCTTCCTCGACAATAAAAATCGGGTGCTGAAGCACTGCCATCTGTTTTCGGGAACGCTGAACCACGTTGAGGTTCATCCGCGAGAAATTGTGCGGGAAGCGATAAAAGTGAATGCAGCCGCCGTGATCCTCGCGCATAATCACCCCTCAGGCTGTGCGCAACCGAGCAGAGCCGACAAAGAGATCACCGCGCGCATTATCAAATGCTGTCAATTCATGGACATTCGTGTGCTGGACCATCTGATAATTGGTCGCGGAGAGTACGTTTCTTTTGCAGAACATGGTTGGATTTAG
- the rpmB gene encoding 50S ribosomal protein L28 encodes MSRVCQVTGKRPVTGNNRSHALNATKRRFLPNLHSHRFWVESEKRFVTLRVSAKGMRVIDKKGIDTVLSELRARGEKY; translated from the coding sequence ATGTCCCGAGTCTGCCAAGTTACTGGCAAGCGTCCGGTGACCGGTAACAACCGTTCCCACGCACTGAACGCGACTAAACGCCGTTTCCTGCCGAACCTGCACTCTCACCGTTTCTGGGTTGAGAGCGAGAAGCGTTTTGTCACCCTGCGTGTATCTGCTAAAGGTATGCGTGTTATTGATAAGAAAGGCATCGATACAGTTCTGTCTGAACTGCGTGCCCGTGGCGAAAAGTACTAA
- the rpmG gene encoding 50S ribosomal protein L33: MAKGIREKIKLVSSAGTGHFYTTTKNKRTKPEKLELKKFDPVVRQHVLYKEAKIK; this comes from the coding sequence ATGGCTAAAGGTATTCGCGAGAAAATCAAGCTGGTTTCTTCTGCTGGTACAGGTCACTTCTACACCACCACGAAGAACAAACGTACTAAGCCGGAAAAACTGGAACTGAAAAAATTCGATCCAGTTGTACGCCAGCACGTACTGTACAAAGAAGCTAAAATTAAATAA
- the mutM gene encoding bifunctional DNA-formamidopyrimidine glycosylase/DNA-(apurinic or apyrimidinic site) lyase yields the protein MPELPEVETSRRGIEPHLVGATILHAVVRNCRLRWPVSDEIHALSDKPILSVQRRAKYLLLELPDGWIIIHLGMSGSLRILSEELPAEKHDHVDLVMSNGKVLRYTDPRRFGAWLWTKELEGHSVLAHLGPEPLSDAFNADYLKEKCAKKKTPIKPWLMDNKLVVGVGNIYASESLFAAGIHPDRLASSLSAQECELLVRVIKAVLLRSIEQGGTTLKDFLQSDGKPGYFAQELQVYGRKGEPCRVCGTPIIATKHAQRATFYCRQCQK from the coding sequence ATGCCTGAATTACCTGAGGTAGAGACCAGCCGCCGCGGTATTGAACCCCATCTGGTTGGCGCGACTATTCTTCATGCTGTCGTTCGCAATTGCCGTCTGCGCTGGCCGGTTTCCGATGAGATCCATGCCCTGAGTGATAAACCGATTCTGAGCGTGCAGCGCCGCGCCAAGTATCTGCTGCTGGAGCTGCCGGATGGCTGGATAATCATCCATCTGGGGATGTCCGGGAGCCTGCGGATCCTCAGTGAAGAGTTACCTGCCGAAAAACACGACCATGTTGATCTGGTGATGAGCAATGGCAAAGTACTGCGCTACACCGACCCGCGCCGCTTTGGGGCGTGGTTGTGGACCAAAGAGCTTGAAGGGCATAGCGTGCTGGCACATCTGGGGCCTGAGCCGCTCTCTGACGCCTTTAACGCAGACTACCTGAAAGAGAAGTGTGCGAAGAAGAAAACCCCGATCAAACCCTGGCTGATGGATAACAAGCTGGTGGTGGGCGTGGGCAATATTTACGCCAGTGAATCCCTGTTTGCCGCGGGCATTCATCCCGACCGTCTGGCGTCGTCGCTGTCGGCTCAGGAGTGCGAACTGCTGGTCAGAGTGATTAAAGCGGTACTGCTACGCTCGATTGAGCAGGGTGGAACGACACTGAAGGACTTTCTGCAAAGCGACGGTAAGCCGGGCTATTTTGCGCAGGAGTTGCAGGTATATGGGCGTAAGGGTGAGCCGTGCAGAGTGTGCGGGACACCGATTATTGCCACGAAACACGCTCAGCGCGCCACGTTCTACTGCCGTCAGTGCCAGAAGTAA
- the coaD gene encoding pantetheine-phosphate adenylyltransferase has translation MSTKAIYPGTFDPITNGHLDIITRAASMFDKVILAIAASPSKKPMFDLPERVQLATDAISHLSNVEVVGFSDLMANFARTQQANILIRGLRAVADFEYEMQLAHMNRHLMPDLESVFLMPSKEWSFISSTLVKEVARHHGDVTHFLPVNVHQALMEKLK, from the coding sequence ATGAGCACAAAAGCGATTTATCCGGGTACCTTCGATCCGATCACCAACGGCCATCTTGATATCATCACCCGTGCAGCGAGCATGTTCGACAAGGTGATTCTGGCGATTGCTGCCAGCCCCAGTAAGAAGCCGATGTTCGATCTGCCCGAGCGCGTACAGCTCGCCACCGATGCGATTTCACACCTGTCGAACGTTGAAGTGGTGGGGTTCAGTGACCTGATGGCTAACTTCGCCCGTACCCAGCAGGCCAATATCCTGATCCGTGGGTTACGCGCGGTGGCTGACTTCGAATATGAGATGCAGCTGGCACACATGAACCGCCATCTGATGCCGGATCTGGAGAGCGTATTCCTGATGCCGTCAAAAGAGTGGTCGTTTATCTCTTCCACGCTGGTGAAAGAGGTCGCCCGTCATCACGGCGATGTGACCCACTTCCTGCCGGTGAATGTCCATCAGGCGCTGATGGAGAAGCTGAAGTAA
- a CDS encoding glycosyltransferase family 2 protein, protein MSQRLSVVMIAKNAADLLPDCLDSVAWAGEIVLLDSGSEDNTAEIARAAGVKVYTNTDWQGYGVQRQRAQSYATGDYVLMIDTDERITPELQQAIQGVLAAPQSGAVYSIARRNYFLGRFMRHSGWYPDRVMRLYERERYQYNDNLVHESLACDNAPVVALNGDLLHLTCRDFASFQRKQLNYATAWAQERHQRGKKATLTGIFTHTIGAFLKTLLLRGGVLDGKQGWLLAVVNAQYTFNKYTELWALSRGYSEKT, encoded by the coding sequence ATGTCTCAGCGTCTGTCGGTCGTCATGATCGCCAAAAACGCCGCCGACCTGCTTCCCGATTGCCTGGACTCTGTGGCCTGGGCTGGCGAAATTGTCCTCCTCGATTCAGGCAGTGAGGACAACACGGCAGAGATAGCCCGTGCAGCAGGCGTGAAGGTGTACACCAATACGGACTGGCAGGGTTATGGCGTGCAGCGTCAACGCGCGCAATCTTACGCGACCGGCGATTATGTGCTGATGATCGACACCGACGAGCGCATTACGCCAGAGCTCCAGCAGGCGATTCAGGGCGTGCTCGCCGCGCCTCAGTCAGGTGCTGTGTACAGCATCGCGCGTCGTAACTACTTTCTCGGCCGGTTTATGCGCCACAGCGGCTGGTACCCTGACCGTGTGATGCGTTTGTATGAGCGCGAGCGTTACCAGTACAACGATAACCTGGTGCATGAATCCCTGGCCTGCGATAACGCTCCGGTAGTTGCCTTAAACGGTGATTTACTGCACCTGACCTGCCGCGATTTCGCCAGCTTCCAGCGTAAACAGCTCAACTACGCTACCGCATGGGCACAGGAACGCCATCAACGTGGCAAGAAGGCAACGCTGACCGGTATTTTCACCCATACGATCGGAGCATTTCTGAAAACCTTGCTGCTGCGTGGCGGGGTGCTGGACGGAAAACAGGGCTGGTTACTGGCGGTCGTGAATGCTCAGTATACATTTAACAAATACACCGAGCTGTGGGCGCTTAGCCGCGGCTACTCAGAGAAAACGTGA
- the waaA gene encoding lipid IV(A) 3-deoxy-D-manno-octulosonic acid transferase yields MELLYTALLYIIQPLVWLRLLLRSRKAPAYRKRWAERYGYCRNKVAPDGILLHSVSVGETLAAIPLVRALRHRYPSLPITVTTMTPTGSERVMSAFGKGVHHVYLPYDLPCAMNRFLNTVRPKLVIVMETELWPNMISALHARKIPLVIANARLSERSAKGYGKLGKFMRRLLGKITLIAAQNEEDAARFVSLGLKRNQLAVTGSLKFDISVTPELAARAVTLRRQWAPRRQVWIATSTHDGEEEIILQAHRKLLEKFPDLLLILVPRHPERFKDAREMVQKGGFSFTLRSSGEIPSSSTQVVIGDTMGELMLLYGIADLAFVGGSLVERGGHNPLEPAAHAIPVLMGPHTFNFKDICAKLQQADGLITVTDADSVVKEVSTLLTDEDYRLWYGRHAVEVLHQNQGALTRLLQLLQPYLPQRSH; encoded by the coding sequence TTGGAATTGTTGTATACCGCTCTGCTCTACATCATTCAGCCACTGGTGTGGCTGCGACTGTTGCTTCGTAGCCGTAAAGCGCCTGCGTACCGAAAACGCTGGGCTGAACGCTATGGCTATTGCCGCAATAAAGTCGCCCCGGACGGTATTTTGCTGCATTCCGTTTCTGTTGGCGAAACGCTGGCGGCTATTCCGCTGGTACGCGCCCTGCGCCACCGTTACCCCTCTTTGCCGATAACCGTCACCACCATGACCCCGACCGGCTCAGAGCGCGTTATGTCCGCATTTGGCAAAGGCGTGCATCACGTCTATCTGCCTTACGATCTGCCCTGCGCCATGAATCGTTTCCTGAATACCGTTCGCCCAAAGCTTGTGATCGTGATGGAAACCGAACTGTGGCCGAATATGATTTCCGCTCTTCATGCCCGAAAAATCCCGCTGGTTATCGCCAACGCGCGCCTCTCTGAGCGCTCGGCAAAAGGCTACGGCAAGCTGGGTAAATTTATGCGTCGCCTGCTTGGCAAAATCACGCTGATTGCCGCGCAGAACGAAGAAGACGCTGCACGCTTTGTCTCTCTTGGCCTCAAGCGCAACCAGCTGGCGGTGACCGGCAGCCTGAAATTCGATATTTCGGTCACGCCCGAGCTCGCCGCACGCGCAGTCACATTGCGTCGCCAGTGGGCCCCGCGCCGCCAGGTCTGGATTGCCACCAGTACCCACGACGGCGAAGAAGAGATTATCCTGCAAGCGCACCGTAAGCTGCTGGAAAAATTCCCGGACTTACTGCTGATTCTTGTCCCTCGTCACCCGGAACGTTTCAAAGACGCCCGCGAGATGGTGCAGAAAGGCGGTTTCAGCTTCACCCTGCGTAGCAGCGGCGAGATCCCGTCCAGTAGCACCCAGGTGGTGATTGGCGATACGATGGGCGAACTGATGCTGCTGTACGGAATTGCCGACCTCGCCTTTGTGGGCGGTAGCCTGGTCGAGCGCGGCGGTCATAACCCGCTGGAGCCTGCGGCGCACGCGATTCCAGTGCTGATGGGCCCACACACATTTAATTTCAAAGATATCTGCGCTAAATTGCAGCAAGCCGATGGCTTAATTACCGTGACCGATGCGGACTCGGTGGTCAAAGAGGTATCGACCCTTCTGACTGACGAAGATTACCGTCTGTGGTATGGCCGCCATGCCGTCGAGGTGCTGCATCAGAACCAGGGCGCACTGACCCGTCTGCTGCAACTTCTTCAACCTTATCTGCCTCAGCGGAGCCATTAA
- a CDS encoding glycosyltransferase has protein sequence MSDKPLLSLVVAVYNGEKFLSAFFDSIKAQHLDSLELVVVDDGSSDNSAAIIAQYASEFPYYKVIEQTNQGVSAARNTGLAEATGEYVAFPDIDDVIYPGMYPRLLEMAKKNDLDVATCNGTYIYDDGRPAKKIFPSDKLQSTDVLDGPTWLQRALASRKFLHVTWLNIYRHAFIKAQGFTFEHGLRHQDIPWTTEVLLTARRVQYTDETFYDYLIHSASVSHTPGTDDSRMRNARHYMKILEMLDVINQRYPDAVRRVPACQWQIAKEGLGILHAINNIGDTAKKREIIQELFDRGIWALIWKNARGLRQHWRLGRRYFRLKRYLA, from the coding sequence ATGTCCGACAAACCTTTATTGAGCCTTGTGGTCGCCGTCTATAACGGTGAAAAATTCCTGAGTGCATTTTTCGACAGCATCAAAGCTCAACATCTGGACAGTCTGGAACTTGTCGTTGTGGACGATGGGTCAAGCGATAACTCTGCGGCCATCATTGCGCAATACGCCAGTGAATTCCCGTATTACAAGGTCATCGAACAGACCAACCAGGGCGTCTCTGCCGCTCGTAACACCGGTCTGGCTGAGGCCACAGGCGAGTATGTCGCGTTCCCGGACATCGACGATGTGATTTACCCGGGCATGTACCCACGCCTGCTGGAGATGGCGAAGAAAAACGATCTCGACGTCGCCACCTGTAACGGCACCTATATTTACGATGACGGCAGACCTGCGAAAAAAATCTTCCCGTCCGACAAACTGCAATCCACCGACGTGCTGGATGGCCCAACCTGGCTTCAGCGCGCGCTGGCATCGCGTAAATTCCTGCATGTGACCTGGCTTAATATTTATCGCCACGCGTTTATTAAAGCGCAAGGGTTCACGTTCGAGCATGGACTGCGCCACCAGGATATCCCGTGGACGACCGAAGTGCTGCTGACCGCCAGACGCGTTCAGTACACAGACGAAACCTTCTACGACTATCTCATCCATTCCGCATCGGTATCACACACGCCGGGCACGGATGACTCGCGGATGCGTAACGCGCGCCACTATATGAAAATCCTTGAGATGCTGGACGTTATCAACCAGCGCTACCCGGATGCCGTGCGCCGCGTACCGGCCTGCCAGTGGCAAATCGCGAAAGAGGGTCTGGGGATCCTGCACGCGATTAACAACATTGGCGATACGGCCAAAAAGCGTGAAATTATCCAGGAGCTGTTCGATCGCGGGATCTGGGCACTTATCTGGAAAAACGCCCGTGGGCTTCGCCAGCACTGGCGCCTGGGCCGCCGTTATTTCCGTTTAAAGCGGTATCTGGCATAA